From a region of the Anomalospiza imberbis isolate Cuckoo-Finch-1a 21T00152 chromosome 3, ASM3175350v1, whole genome shotgun sequence genome:
- the TAAR2 gene encoding LOW QUALITY PROTEIN: trace amine-associated receptor 2 (The sequence of the model RefSeq protein was modified relative to this genomic sequence to represent the inferred CDS: inserted 4 bases in 2 codons; deleted 1 base in 1 codon) translates to MLSPNILKDLTDCFEFGNRSCPENLRSAGIQGVMYLFITAVFILTVFGNLAIIISILYFKQLNSPRNFLILSMAVTDFLLGFAITPYSXVRSVENCWVFGIICCKVQYSFDLMLSLGSIFHLCSIAMYWFYAICHLLHYSSTMTATAIKQIXAVCWSVPAAFAFGVVFSEAYASEIEGYEMLIKCLGLCLIVFNKLWGAFLLTVCLSAPACLLTGICVKMFTVSQRLTSKLSQAHRLSKTNKKLELSKNKDRKVGKTFSIVMLGFLICWFPCFFAILIDSFFKISTSFPLFDSLNWLGYINSFCNSLIYGFFYPWLQKTFKYILKDKIFSTHFRTIKILCEDQSQQ, encoded by the exons ATGCTTTCTCCAAATATATTAAAGGATTTGACTGATTGCTTTGAGTTTGGAAACAGATCCTGTCCTGAGAACCTTAGGTCAGCAGGAATACAAGGGGTAATGTATTTATTCATAACAGCAGTCTTCATTCTCACTGTCTTTGGGAATCTGGCCATAATCATTTCCATCCTGTATTTCAAGCAACTCAATTCTCCAAGAAATTTTCTCATCTTATCCATGGCTGTAACAGATTTTCTTCTGGGCTTTGCCATTACGCCCTACAG GGTGAGGTCTGTAGAGAACTGCTGGGTTTTTGGGATTATATGCTGCAAGGTTCAATACAGTTTTGATTTGATGCTCAGTTTAGGTTCTATTTTCCATCTTTGTTCCATTGCCATGTATTGGTTTTATGCAATCTGCCACCTTCTGCATTACTCCAGCACCATGACTGCCACAGCCATAAAACAAAT GGCTGTGTGCTGGTCAGTgcctgctgcttttgcttttggtGTGGTTTTCTCAGAAGCTTATGCTTCTGAAATTGAGGGCTATGAAATGTTGATTAAGTGCTTGGGCTTGTGCCTGATTGTGTTCAACAAACTGTGGGGGGCTTTTTTATTGACAGTCTGTTTATCTGCTCCTGCTTGC TTATTGACAGGCATTTGTGTTAAAATGTTTACTGTCTCCCAAAGGCTCACATCGAAGTTGAGCCAGGCACACAGGCTCTCAAAAACTAATAAGAAACTTGAGCTTTCTAAGAATAAAGACAGGAAAGTTGGTAAGACTTTTAGTATTGTTATGCTGGGTTTCTTAATATGTTGGTTTCCTTGTTTTTTTGCAATCTTAATtgattcattttttaaaatttccactTCTTTTCCTCTGTTTGATTCTCTAAACTGGCTTGGATATATAAATTCTTTCTGCAATTCATTAATATATGGATTTTTCTATCCATGGcttcagaaaacatttaaatatatcttaaaagacaaaatatttagtACACATTTTCGTACAATAAAAATTTTATGTGAAGATCAGTCACAGCAATAG
- the TAAR1 gene encoding trace amine-associated receptor 1 — translation MQLCCESVNGSCIRSSWSNSIRISMYIFMVCIILATVVGNLTVIISITHFKQLHTPTNFLILSMATVDFLLGFFIMPCSMVRSVEHCWYFGEFFCKIHTSMDIMLSTASIFHLSFISIDRYYAVCDPLRYKSKINTFVIVVMVCISWMVPAAFAFGMIFLDLNLRGAENIYNHVHCAGGCFLIFSETSGIVASIVSFYIPGFVMLCIYRKIYSVARKQARSINAISRKKMQFEMKHHISFCRERKAAKTLGIIMGVFLICWTPFFFFTATNPLMNYVIPPVLIDALVWFGYLNSTLNPIVYAFFYMWFRRALKIILFGKVFQQDSSRTHLFSD, via the coding sequence ATGCAATTGTGCTGTGAATCCGTAAATGGCTCTTGCATAAGGAGCAGCTGGTCGAACAGCATCCGTATTTCCATGTACATCTTCATGGTTTGCATTATTCTGGCCACAGTGGTTGGAAATCTGACAGTTATCATCTCAATAACACATTTCAAGCAGCTCCACACACCTACAAATTTCCTGATACTTTCAATGGCTACAGTAGACTTCCTGCTGGGATTCTTCATCATGCCTTGCAGTATGGTGCGGTCTGTTGAGCACTGCTGGTATTTTGGGGAGTTCTTCTGCAAGATCCACACGAGCATGGACATTATGCTGAGCACAGCTTCTATCTTCCATCTTTCCTTCATATCCATCGACCGTTACTATGCTGTGTGTGACCCTTTAAGATACAAATCAAAGATAAATACTTTTGTCATTGTAGTCATGGTGTGTATAAGCTGGATGgtccctgctgcttttgcttttgggATGATCTTTCTAGACCTAAACTTGAGAGGggcagaaaatatttacaatCATGTCCACTGTGCAGGAGGATGCTTTCTCATTTTTAGTGAAACTTCAGGTATTGTGGCCTCTATAGTGTCTTTTTACATCCCTGGATTTGTTATGCTGTGCATCTATAGGAAAATATACTCTGTAGCCAGGAAGCAGGCAAGATCCATCAATGcaattagcagaaaaaaaatgcaatttgaaATGAAGCACCACATTTcattctgcagagaaaggaaagctgCTAAGACTTTAGGTATCATAATGGGAGTGTTTCTCATCTGCTGGACTCCATTCTTCTTCTTTACAGCTACCAATCCACTTATGAATTACGTGATACCTCCTGTTCTCATTgatgctttggtttggtttggctaTTTAAATTCTACACTTAACCCAATTGTTTATGCATTTTTTTACATGTGGTTTCGCAGGGCATTGAAGATTATTCTGTTTGGAAAAGTTTTTCAACAAGACTCTTCCAGGACTCATTTGTTTTCAGACTAA